Proteins encoded by one window of Arabidopsis thaliana chromosome 2, partial sequence:
- the PAPS2 gene encoding poly(A) polymerase 2 encodes MVSTQQRTDDDSSQPVKASLKSYGITEPLSIAGPSAADVKRNLELEKFLVDEGLYESKEETMRREEVVVRIDQIVKHWVKQLTRQRGYTDQMVEDANAVIFTFGSYRLGVHGPMADIDTLCVGPSYVNREEDFFIFFRDILAEMEEVTELQPVTDAHVPVMKFKFQGISIDLLYASISLLVIPQDLDISNSSVLCDVDEQTVRSLNGCRVADQILKLVPNSEHFRTTLRCLKYWAKKRGVYSNVTGFLGGVNWALLVARLCQFYPNAIPSMLVSRFFRVYTQWRWPNPVMLCAIEEDDLSFPVWDPRKNHRDRYHLMPIITPAYPCMNSSYNVSQSTLRVMTEQFQFGNTICQEIELNKQHWSSLFQQYMFFEAYKNYLQVDVLAADAEDLLAWKGWVESRFRQLTLKIERDTNGMLMCHPQPNEYVDTSKQFRHCAFFMGLQRADGFGGQECQQFDIRGTVDEFRQEVNMYMFWRPGMDVHVSHVRRRQLPSFVFPNGYKRSRQSRHQSQQCREPGDEGVGSLSDSVERYAKRKNDDEIMNSRPEKREKRASCSLHTLDAASPDSSGITTSGTPQIGIVPGPRAECLVTGDLVCNVTSLPNVEVEAEKFISKITELRKFSQYEHTSGSEQILEVDSRALVQSYHDLAEPVAKHVRPDLSALLACEGGQNKEIGHDMGSESINDTDTQHLPRRLNVNEDVDEVEREAKLGEIAGGVLWNGHCGRNLDHEVSFCCSMTMDTGGGTLIVLGIVIMGCYRVL; translated from the exons ATGGTGAGTACTCAACAACGCACGGACGATGACTCTTCTCAACCGGTAAAAGCTTCTCTTAAGAGCTATGGGATCACGGAGCCACTGTCTATTGCTGGACCTTCTGCTGCTGATGTTAAGCGTAATTTGGAACTAGAGAAG TTTCTGGTTGATGAGGGGCTCTACGAGAGCAAGGAAGAAACTATGCGGAGAGAGGAAGTTGTGGTTCGCATTGATCAG ATTGTAAAACACTGGGTGAAACAGTTAACTCGTCAGAGGGGCTATACTGATCAGATGGTGGAGGATGCAAATGCTGTCATTTTCACTTTTGGATCTTACCGCCTTGGA GTTCACGGACCTATGGCTGATATTGATACTTTGTGTGTTGGCCCATCTTATGTTAACCGAGAG GAggatttcttcattttcttccgTGATATATTGGCTGAAATGGAAGAAGTGACTGAACTTCAACCTGTTACTGATGCCCATGTCCCAGTCATGAAATTTAAGTTCCAAGGAATATCAATTGATCTTCTGTATGCTAGCATATCGCTTCTAGTTATCCCACAG GATCTGGATATCTCCAACTCTTCTGTGCTGTGTGACGTGGATGAACAAACTGTCCGCAGTCTTAATGGTTGTAGGGTTGCTGATCAGATTCTTAAACTTGTTCCAAATTCCGAG CACTTCCGGACAACATTAAGATGCCTGAAGTACTGGGCTAAGAAGCGTGGGGTCTATTCAAAT GTTACTGGATTTCTTGGTGGTGTAAACTGGGCACTTCTGGTTGCACGCCTTTGCCAGTTTTATCCAAATGCTATTCCTAGTATGTTGGTTTCTCGATTTTTTAGAGTATATACACAATGGCGCTGGCCGAATCCAGTCATGCTTTGTGcaatagaagaagatgaccTTAGCTTTCCTGTTTGGGACCCACGAAAAAATCATCGTGACCGCTATCATCTTATGCCAATAATAACTCCTGCATACCCATGCATGAATTCTAGTTACAATGTCTCTCAAAGCACTCTTCGTGTTATGACAGAGCAATTCCAGTTTGGCAACACGATCTGTCAG GAGATTGAGTTAAATAAACAACACTGGAGTTCCTTATTTCAGCAATATATGTTCTTCGAGGCATATAAAAACTACCTTCAGGTTGATGTACTAGCTGCAGATGCCGAAGATTTATTGGCATGGAAAGGTTGGGTGGAGTCACGGTTCAGGCAACTGACCTTGAAG ATAGAACGAGACACAAATGGGATGTTAATGTGCCACCCTCAACCAAACGAGTATGTAGACACTTCGAAGCAGTTTCGACATTGTGCCTTTTTCATGGGCTTGCAGAGGGCAGATGGATTTGGTGGCCAAGAATGTCAACAGTTTGATATACGTGGAACAGTGGACGAATTCAGGCAAGAGGTAAACATGTATATGTTTTGGAGACCTGGGATGGATGTGCATGTTTCTCATGTTCGAAGACGGCAGCttccatcttttgtttttccaaatgGATATAAAAGGTCTCGGCAATCAAGGCACCAGAGTCAACAATGCAGAGAACCTGGTGATGAGGGCGTTGGTTCTTTATCCGACTCTGTTGAGAGATATGCGAAGAGAAAGAACGATGATGAAATTATGAATTCCAGGCCAGAGAAACGTGAGAAGCGCGCATCTTGTAGTCTACATACTCTGGATGCAGCTTCTCCTGACAGCAGTGGTATCACTACTAGTGGGACTCCTCAGATTGGCATTGTTCCAGGTCCTAGAGCTGAATGCTTAGTAACTGGTGATCTTGTTTGCAATGTTACAAGTCTTCCTAACGTGGAAGTTGAGGCTGAAAAGTTTATCAGTAAAATCACGGAACTAAGAAAATTCTCTCAGTACGAGCATACCTCTGGTAGCGAGCAAATCCTGGAAGTAGATAGTAGGGCTCTAGTTCAAAGTTATCATGACCTGGCTGAGCCTGTAGCAAAACATGTGAGACCTGACCTTAGTGCTTTGCTAGCGTGTGAAGGTGGGCAGAATAAAGAAATAGGTCATGATATGGGCTCTGAATCTATTAATGACACTGACACGCAACATCTTCCAAGGCGACTAAATGTAaatgaagatgttgatgaagtTGAGAGGGAAGCCAAGTTGGGAGAAATTGCTGGTGGTGTTTTGTGGAATGGACACTGTGGGCGGAACCTTGACCATGAGGTGAGTTTTTGCTGTTCCATGACTATGGATACTGGGGGCGGAACCTTAATAGTACTGGGTATAGTGATCATGGGTTGTTACAGGGTTTTGTGA
- the PAPS2 gene encoding poly(A) polymerase 2 — translation MVSTQQRTDDDSSQPVKASLKSYGITEPLSIAGPSAADVKRNLELEKFLVDEGLYESKEETMRREEVVVRIDQIVKHWVKQLTRQRGYTDQMVEDANAVIFTFGSYRLGVHGPMADIDTLCVGPSYVNREEDFFIFFRDILAEMEEVTELQPVTDAHVPVMKFKFQGISIDLLYASISLLVIPQDLDISNSSVLCDVDEQTVRSLNGCRVADQILKLVPNSEHFRTTLRCLKYWAKKRGVYSNVTGFLGGVNWALLVARLCQFYPNAIPSMLVSRFFRVYTQWRWPNPVMLCAIEEDDLSFPVWDPRKNHRDRYHLMPIITPAYPCMNSSYNVSQSTLRVMTEQFQFGNTICQEIELNKQHWSSLFQQYMFFEAYKNYLQVDVLAADAEDLLAWKGWVESRFRQLTLKIERDTNGMLMCHPQPNEYVDTSKQFRHCAFFMGLQRADGFGGQECQQFDIRGTVDEFRQEVNMYMFWRPGMDVHVSHVRRRQLPSFVFPNGYKRSRQSRHQSQQCREPGDEGVGSLSDSVERYAKRKNDDEIMNSRPEKREKRASCSLHTLDAASPDSSGITTSGTPQIGIVPGPRAECLVTGDLVCNVTSLPNVEVEAEKFISKITELRKFSQYEHTSGSEQILEVDSRALVQSYHDLAEPVAKHVRPDLSALLACEGGQNKEIGHDMGSESINDTDTQHLPRRLNVNEDVDEVEREAKLGEIAGGVLWNGHCGRNLDHEGFVTPANLDSAVENRNLHSDGLFKSGLPEELQVFILTHVIWH, via the exons ATGGTGAGTACTCAACAACGCACGGACGATGACTCTTCTCAACCGGTAAAAGCTTCTCTTAAGAGCTATGGGATCACGGAGCCACTGTCTATTGCTGGACCTTCTGCTGCTGATGTTAAGCGTAATTTGGAACTAGAGAAG TTTCTGGTTGATGAGGGGCTCTACGAGAGCAAGGAAGAAACTATGCGGAGAGAGGAAGTTGTGGTTCGCATTGATCAG ATTGTAAAACACTGGGTGAAACAGTTAACTCGTCAGAGGGGCTATACTGATCAGATGGTGGAGGATGCAAATGCTGTCATTTTCACTTTTGGATCTTACCGCCTTGGA GTTCACGGACCTATGGCTGATATTGATACTTTGTGTGTTGGCCCATCTTATGTTAACCGAGAG GAggatttcttcattttcttccgTGATATATTGGCTGAAATGGAAGAAGTGACTGAACTTCAACCTGTTACTGATGCCCATGTCCCAGTCATGAAATTTAAGTTCCAAGGAATATCAATTGATCTTCTGTATGCTAGCATATCGCTTCTAGTTATCCCACAG GATCTGGATATCTCCAACTCTTCTGTGCTGTGTGACGTGGATGAACAAACTGTCCGCAGTCTTAATGGTTGTAGGGTTGCTGATCAGATTCTTAAACTTGTTCCAAATTCCGAG CACTTCCGGACAACATTAAGATGCCTGAAGTACTGGGCTAAGAAGCGTGGGGTCTATTCAAAT GTTACTGGATTTCTTGGTGGTGTAAACTGGGCACTTCTGGTTGCACGCCTTTGCCAGTTTTATCCAAATGCTATTCCTAGTATGTTGGTTTCTCGATTTTTTAGAGTATATACACAATGGCGCTGGCCGAATCCAGTCATGCTTTGTGcaatagaagaagatgaccTTAGCTTTCCTGTTTGGGACCCACGAAAAAATCATCGTGACCGCTATCATCTTATGCCAATAATAACTCCTGCATACCCATGCATGAATTCTAGTTACAATGTCTCTCAAAGCACTCTTCGTGTTATGACAGAGCAATTCCAGTTTGGCAACACGATCTGTCAG GAGATTGAGTTAAATAAACAACACTGGAGTTCCTTATTTCAGCAATATATGTTCTTCGAGGCATATAAAAACTACCTTCAGGTTGATGTACTAGCTGCAGATGCCGAAGATTTATTGGCATGGAAAGGTTGGGTGGAGTCACGGTTCAGGCAACTGACCTTGAAG ATAGAACGAGACACAAATGGGATGTTAATGTGCCACCCTCAACCAAACGAGTATGTAGACACTTCGAAGCAGTTTCGACATTGTGCCTTTTTCATGGGCTTGCAGAGGGCAGATGGATTTGGTGGCCAAGAATGTCAACAGTTTGATATACGTGGAACAGTGGACGAATTCAGGCAAGAGGTAAACATGTATATGTTTTGGAGACCTGGGATGGATGTGCATGTTTCTCATGTTCGAAGACGGCAGCttccatcttttgtttttccaaatgGATATAAAAGGTCTCGGCAATCAAGGCACCAGAGTCAACAATGCAGAGAACCTGGTGATGAGGGCGTTGGTTCTTTATCCGACTCTGTTGAGAGATATGCGAAGAGAAAGAACGATGATGAAATTATGAATTCCAGGCCAGAGAAACGTGAGAAGCGCGCATCTTGTAGTCTACATACTCTGGATGCAGCTTCTCCTGACAGCAGTGGTATCACTACTAGTGGGACTCCTCAGATTGGCATTGTTCCAGGTCCTAGAGCTGAATGCTTAGTAACTGGTGATCTTGTTTGCAATGTTACAAGTCTTCCTAACGTGGAAGTTGAGGCTGAAAAGTTTATCAGTAAAATCACGGAACTAAGAAAATTCTCTCAGTACGAGCATACCTCTGGTAGCGAGCAAATCCTGGAAGTAGATAGTAGGGCTCTAGTTCAAAGTTATCATGACCTGGCTGAGCCTGTAGCAAAACATGTGAGACCTGACCTTAGTGCTTTGCTAGCGTGTGAAGGTGGGCAGAATAAAGAAATAGGTCATGATATGGGCTCTGAATCTATTAATGACACTGACACGCAACATCTTCCAAGGCGACTAAATGTAaatgaagatgttgatgaagtTGAGAGGGAAGCCAAGTTGGGAGAAATTGCTGGTGGTGTTTTGTGGAATGGACACTGTGGGCGGAACCTTGACCATGAG GGTTTTGTGACTCCTGCAAATTTGGATTCAGCTGTGGAAAATAGAAACTTGCATTCAGACGGATTGTTCAAAAGTGGCTTGCCAGAAGAACTTCAGGTTTTTATTCTAACTCATGTTATTTGGCATTAA
- the PAPS2 gene encoding poly(A) polymerase 2 (poly(A) polymerase 2 (PAPS2); CONTAINS InterPro DOMAIN/s: Poly(A) polymerase (InterPro:IPR014492), Nucleotidyltransferase, class I, C-terminal-like (InterPro:IPR011068), Poly(A) polymerase, central domain (InterPro:IPR007012), Nucleotidyl transferase domain (InterPro:IPR002934), Poly(A) polymerase, RNA-binding domain (InterPro:IPR007010); BEST Arabidopsis thaliana protein match is: nuclear poly(a) polymerase (TAIR:AT4G32850.10); Has 815 Blast hits to 807 proteins in 221 species: Archae - 0; Bacteria - 15; Metazoa - 260; Fungi - 213; Plants - 191; Viruses - 0; Other Eukaryotes - 136 (source: NCBI BLink).) has protein sequence MVSTQQRTDDDSSQPVKASLKSYGITEPLSIAGPSAADVKRNLELEKFLVDEGLYESKEETMRREEVVVRIDQIVKHWVKQLTRQRGYTDQMVEDANAVIFTFGSYRLGVHGPMADIDTLCVGPSYVNREEDFFIFFRDILAEMEEVTELQPVTDAHVPVMKFKFQGISIDLLYASISLLVIPQDLDISNSSVLCDVDEQTVRSLNGCRVADQILKLVPNSEHFRTTLRCLKYWAKKRGVYSNVTGFLGGVNWALLVARLCQFYPNAIPSMLVSRFFRVYTQWRWPNPVMLCAIEEDDLSFPVWDPRKNHRDRYHLMPIITPAYPCMNSSYNVSQSTLRVMTEQFQFGNTICQEIELNKQHWSSLFQQYMFFEAYKNYLQVDVLAADAEDLLAWKGWVESRFRQLTLKIERDTNGMLMCHPQPNEYVDTSKQFRHCAFFMGLQRADGFGGQECQQFDIRGTVDEFRQEVNMYMFWRPGMDVHVSHVRRRQLPSFVFPNGYKRSRQSRHQSQQCREPGDEGVGSLSDSVERYAKRKNDDEIMNSRPEKREKRASCSLHTLDAASPDSSGITTSGTPQIGIVPGPRAECLVTGDLVCNVTSLPNVEVEAEKFISKITELRKFSQYEHTSGSEQILEVDSRALVQSYHDLAEPVAKHVRPDLSALLACEGGQNKEIGHDMGSESINDTDTQHLPRRLNVNEDVDEVEREAKLGEIAGGVLWNGHCGRNLDHEGFVTPANLDSAVENRNLHSDGLFKSGLPEELQSNSLLSGTGKLDDGARSESLQNEMMRHVFLQPIIGLCKS, from the exons ATGGTGAGTACTCAACAACGCACGGACGATGACTCTTCTCAACCGGTAAAAGCTTCTCTTAAGAGCTATGGGATCACGGAGCCACTGTCTATTGCTGGACCTTCTGCTGCTGATGTTAAGCGTAATTTGGAACTAGAGAAG TTTCTGGTTGATGAGGGGCTCTACGAGAGCAAGGAAGAAACTATGCGGAGAGAGGAAGTTGTGGTTCGCATTGATCAG ATTGTAAAACACTGGGTGAAACAGTTAACTCGTCAGAGGGGCTATACTGATCAGATGGTGGAGGATGCAAATGCTGTCATTTTCACTTTTGGATCTTACCGCCTTGGA GTTCACGGACCTATGGCTGATATTGATACTTTGTGTGTTGGCCCATCTTATGTTAACCGAGAG GAggatttcttcattttcttccgTGATATATTGGCTGAAATGGAAGAAGTGACTGAACTTCAACCTGTTACTGATGCCCATGTCCCAGTCATGAAATTTAAGTTCCAAGGAATATCAATTGATCTTCTGTATGCTAGCATATCGCTTCTAGTTATCCCACAG GATCTGGATATCTCCAACTCTTCTGTGCTGTGTGACGTGGATGAACAAACTGTCCGCAGTCTTAATGGTTGTAGGGTTGCTGATCAGATTCTTAAACTTGTTCCAAATTCCGAG CACTTCCGGACAACATTAAGATGCCTGAAGTACTGGGCTAAGAAGCGTGGGGTCTATTCAAAT GTTACTGGATTTCTTGGTGGTGTAAACTGGGCACTTCTGGTTGCACGCCTTTGCCAGTTTTATCCAAATGCTATTCCTAGTATGTTGGTTTCTCGATTTTTTAGAGTATATACACAATGGCGCTGGCCGAATCCAGTCATGCTTTGTGcaatagaagaagatgaccTTAGCTTTCCTGTTTGGGACCCACGAAAAAATCATCGTGACCGCTATCATCTTATGCCAATAATAACTCCTGCATACCCATGCATGAATTCTAGTTACAATGTCTCTCAAAGCACTCTTCGTGTTATGACAGAGCAATTCCAGTTTGGCAACACGATCTGTCAG GAGATTGAGTTAAATAAACAACACTGGAGTTCCTTATTTCAGCAATATATGTTCTTCGAGGCATATAAAAACTACCTTCAGGTTGATGTACTAGCTGCAGATGCCGAAGATTTATTGGCATGGAAAGGTTGGGTGGAGTCACGGTTCAGGCAACTGACCTTGAAG ATAGAACGAGACACAAATGGGATGTTAATGTGCCACCCTCAACCAAACGAGTATGTAGACACTTCGAAGCAGTTTCGACATTGTGCCTTTTTCATGGGCTTGCAGAGGGCAGATGGATTTGGTGGCCAAGAATGTCAACAGTTTGATATACGTGGAACAGTGGACGAATTCAGGCAAGAGGTAAACATGTATATGTTTTGGAGACCTGGGATGGATGTGCATGTTTCTCATGTTCGAAGACGGCAGCttccatcttttgtttttccaaatgGATATAAAAGGTCTCGGCAATCAAGGCACCAGAGTCAACAATGCAGAGAACCTGGTGATGAGGGCGTTGGTTCTTTATCCGACTCTGTTGAGAGATATGCGAAGAGAAAGAACGATGATGAAATTATGAATTCCAGGCCAGAGAAACGTGAGAAGCGCGCATCTTGTAGTCTACATACTCTGGATGCAGCTTCTCCTGACAGCAGTGGTATCACTACTAGTGGGACTCCTCAGATTGGCATTGTTCCAGGTCCTAGAGCTGAATGCTTAGTAACTGGTGATCTTGTTTGCAATGTTACAAGTCTTCCTAACGTGGAAGTTGAGGCTGAAAAGTTTATCAGTAAAATCACGGAACTAAGAAAATTCTCTCAGTACGAGCATACCTCTGGTAGCGAGCAAATCCTGGAAGTAGATAGTAGGGCTCTAGTTCAAAGTTATCATGACCTGGCTGAGCCTGTAGCAAAACATGTGAGACCTGACCTTAGTGCTTTGCTAGCGTGTGAAGGTGGGCAGAATAAAGAAATAGGTCATGATATGGGCTCTGAATCTATTAATGACACTGACACGCAACATCTTCCAAGGCGACTAAATGTAaatgaagatgttgatgaagtTGAGAGGGAAGCCAAGTTGGGAGAAATTGCTGGTGGTGTTTTGTGGAATGGACACTGTGGGCGGAACCTTGACCATGAG GGTTTTGTGACTCCTGCAAATTTGGATTCAGCTGTGGAAAATAGAAACTTGCATTCAGACGGATTGTTCAAAAGTGGCTTGCCAGAAGAACTTCAG TCAAATTCTTTGCTCAGCGGGACGGGGAAGCTGGACGATGGAGCTAGGTCAGAATCTTTGCAAAATGAAATGATGAGGCATGTGTTTTTGCAACCCATTATTGGTTTATGCAAATCATGA